GTTGCTCCCTTCGAATACCATTTCTTCGGTGGAAGAATAGAGGCGTCCTTCAAAAAGAATTTTCCCATTGGACAGTTTCTGGTATTGCCGTTCGAACCTGCAGCGGGAGGTTTTAATAGGAGGCAAGTGGGGATTCTGAGTTTTAAGTATCTCCTTATAATTCACAAACTGTAAAATCACCGTTGCGGGGGTCTGACACAGACGCACCATGGAGCCAAAAAAGGTATCGATAGTCCCCAGAGAATCCAGATGTACCAACGTGTTACCGAGACAAAGGAGCGTATCAAACGAACGAGGAGGAAACCAGGAATCCACTTCCCGCATATCCATGCAAAGAAACCGGGCATTGCTTTTAGGTTCTGGGTTTTTTCGGTTAGCACTTTGAATCATCGCCCAGTCGCTATCAATCCCTGTTACTTCTAGCCCCCTTCGAGCAAGGGCTATGGCGGTTCCGCCGGTGGCACAGCCCACGTCGAGGATTCGTTGGGGATAGGAACGAGGTGGTAGATGAGAAACAATAAAATCGATGCGCTGTTGAGTAACGGGGAAAATTTCGTCATAATACTCAAGCAGGTTTTCATAAAAGGGGTTTTGATCTGTCATCCTTCAATTCAACTCCTTTTAACTCACTTTTAATAGTTGATATAAAAATAGTATACTCCATTTAGAATAACATACAAATTTTCTGGAGGTAAGAGTGGCCCATTGTTTTGTGGAAGCGGCAGAAAAGATTTTGGATAAGGAATTCCCTGTATTGGATAAAGGTTTTGTCCGCCTGGTAGATTATCTTGGTAGTGATGAACGGGTAGTCCAGGCAGCCCGGGTTTCTTATGGGGCTGGAACAAAAACCTATCGGGAAGATGCGGCCCTTATCGATTATCTCCTTCGAAATGAGCACACCTCTCCTTTTGAACAGGTGGTGCTCACCTTTCATATAAAACTTCCCATATTTGTGGCCCGCCAGATGGTGCGACATCGAACGGCCCGGTTAAACGAGATTTCTGGCCGTTACTCGGTGATGAAAGATGATTTTTATGTTCCCGCCTTAGAAGACATCGCCCTTCAAAGCACTGACAATAAACAGGGGCGGATGGCAGAACCGGTAGACCCCGATACCGGTCGATTTATTCAGGAACAGTTAGAAGCAGGTCAACGTCAGGCCTATCAACAATATCAGAACTTACTGGAGCAGGGACTTGCCCGGGAACTTGCCCGAATAAACCTTCCCCTTTCCTTATATACTGAATGGTATTGGCAAATGGATCTGCATAACCTTTTCCATTTTTTAAAGCTTCGTCTCGATCCCCATGCCCAAAAGGAGATTCGCGCCTATGCCCAGGTTATGTTCGATATTGCCCGGACGGTAGCCCCCCGGTGCTGCGAATCCTT
The DNA window shown above is from Treponema sp. J25 and carries:
- a CDS encoding class I SAM-dependent methyltransferase; amino-acid sequence: MTDQNPFYENLLEYYDEIFPVTQQRIDFIVSHLPPRSYPQRILDVGCATGGTAIALARRGLEVTGIDSDWAMIQSANRKNPEPKSNARFLCMDMREVDSWFPPRSFDTLLCLGNTLVHLDSLGTIDTFFGSMVRLCQTPATVILQFVNYKEILKTQNPHLPPIKTSRCRFERQYQKLSNGKILFEGRLYSSTEEMVFEGSNELYPLLLDDCIPLLEKHSFTNIKVYEDFTGAPYRDDGLGVLVVAHLMK
- the thyX gene encoding FAD-dependent thymidylate synthase codes for the protein MAHCFVEAAEKILDKEFPVLDKGFVRLVDYLGSDERVVQAARVSYGAGTKTYREDAALIDYLLRNEHTSPFEQVVLTFHIKLPIFVARQMVRHRTARLNEISGRYSVMKDDFYVPALEDIALQSTDNKQGRMAEPVDPDTGRFIQEQLEAGQRQAYQQYQNLLEQGLARELARINLPLSLYTEWYWQMDLHNLFHFLKLRLDPHAQKEIRAYAQVMFDIARTVAPRCCESFERHILGGVRFSREEFAELQRRLGITPQGKPETKHSALQNAKSPEANGASTAETGRLTGKNLERFEEKLRTGRQA